The Thermaerobacter subterraneus DSM 13965 sequence GGTCAAGGAATGGGCCTTCACCTGGGTGGTGGACTTCCCCCTGCTGGAGTGGGACGAGGAGGAGCAGCGCTACGTGGCGCGCCATCACCCCTTCACCTCGCCCCGGGACGAGGATCTGGACCGCCTGGAGTCGGATCCGGCCGGCGTGCGTGCCAGGGCGTACGACCTGGTGCTCAACGGCTACGAGATCGGCGGCGGCAGCATCCGGATCCACCGGCGGGACGTGCAGGAGCGGGTGTTCCGGGCCATCGGCCTGCCCCCGGAGAAGGCCCGGGAGCGCTTCGGCTTCCTCCTGGAAGCCTTTGACTACGGCCCGCCGCCCCACGGCGGCATCGCCTTCGGCTTCGACCGCATCGTGATGCTGGCGGCGGGGGCGTCCAGCATCCGCGACGTCATCGCCTTCCCCAAGACGGCCCGCGCGGTCGACCCGCTGACCGGCGCCCCGGCGGAGGTCGACCCCGGCCAGCTGGAGGAGCTGCACCTGCGCATCCAGCAGCGGTAAGCCCGGCCCGCGGCGCCGGCCATCTCCAGCCTTTCACCGTTGAAGGGGCCGGGGGCCCGTGCTACGATGAAGGCGCGCGAGCGGAGCGGCACGAGCCACCCTGCGGTGCGCGTGGTGCGCAAGAAGTCTTGATCCAACACCAAGACAAAGGGAGCCCGGCTCTCCGCGGCCTGCGTCCATGCCCCCACGGTCAGGGGACGGGCAAGACGGTCGTGGGAGGGCACCCACCTGTGGGGGAGCGGGTTCAAAGACTCTGGCGCCACGGCACACGCGGGGTGGGCCTTTTGACAGGCATCCGGCCGGGCAGGGACCCGGCCGGTTTTGTATTCTGTGCGGCGTGCCGCCGCGGTGCCCTGGCGGGCGCCCGGCGGCGCCGGTCGCGGACCGTTGTCCCGGCCCGGCCGTTGTGGTTTAAGATGGTGCTGTACCCAGACCCGCCGGCAGGACCGGCGCCGGCCTCGGGACCCGGCGCCGGGACCTCCCGCTGCGGGGGCGGCCGCCGGTGCCGGTGCCGGGGCCTCGCGGTCCGGGCGCCGGTGCCGCCATGGCTCGCCGGCGGCCCCAGGGTCAGGAAGAAGGAGGCGCAGGCATGGCAGCGGGCATTCTGGATCTCACCGCCGAACAGTTCGACGCGGAAGTGCTGCAGTCCGACCAGCCGGTGCTGGTGGACTTCTGGGCGCCCTGGTGCGGCCCGTGCCGCATGATCGCTCCCATCGTGGAGGAGATCGCGCAGGAGTATGCCGGCCGGCTGAAGGTCGCCAAGCTGAACGTGGACGACCACGGCGTCATCGCCGGCCGCTACGGCGTCATGTCCATTCCCACCCTCCTGGTCTTCAAGGGCGGCCAGCCCGTGGCCCGCATCGTGGGCTTCCGTCCCAAGGAAGAGCTGGAGCAGGAGATCCTCAAGGCCATCGGTTGAGGAGAACCGGCCACCCGCGGGGCTGCGGCCGCCAGGGCCGCAGCCCCGCCCGTGTATTGCGGGCCGGCGGGGATCATCCTGGGAACCCGGGGGCGTGGGGCCGGAGCGGGAGGCTGGGCTATGGGCGGGCACCATCGGGGGAGAGGGGCGGGGCCACCGCCCGCCGCGGGAGACGGGCCGCCGGGGAGCCGGTCCGGCCCCAGCGGCTTTCCGTTGCACCGGTCCGGCCCGTCCCCGGCCGGTGCCGGCGGCGGCGCCGCGCCCTCGGAGCCGGCGGCCTCACCGTCGCCGGCGGGCGCATTGCCTTGTCCCGCCTGCGGAGCGCAGCTTTCGCGCCGGCCCTGGGGATGGCTCTGCCCCCGGTGCGGGTTCCACCCCACCTGAGGACAGGATTGCTGACCGCCCGGGAGGCGGTCGGGAGAGGAGAAGCAGCCGTGGCGGACATCATCGACTTCCGCAGCGACACCGTCACCCAGCCCACGCCCGCCATGCGCCGGGCCATGGCCCAGGCGGAGGTGGGCGACGACGTCTACGGCGAGGATCCCACGGTCCGGCGCCTGGAAGAGGTGGCGGCCGAGCGGCTGGGCAAGGCGGCCGGCCTGTTCTTCCCCAGCGGTACCATGGCGAACCAGGCGGCGGTGCTGGCCCACACGCGCCGCGGCGACGAGGTGCTGCTGGAGGAAGAATCCCACATCTATTACTACGAGGTGGGCGGCGTGGCCTTGCTGGCGGGCTGCCAGGTGCGGCCCCTTCCGTCCCGACGCGGGGTGCTGGATCCGGCGGTGGTCGAGGCCGCCATCCGGCCCGCCAACATCCACTTCCCGCCGCCGCGGCTCCTTTGCCTGGAGAACACCCACAACCGCTGGGGCGGCACGGTGATGACGGCGGAAGAGACGGCCGCGGTGGCCGAGGTGGCCCACCGCCACGGCCTCAAGGTCCACCTGGACGGGGCCCGCATCTTCAACGCGGCGGTGGCCCTGGGGGTGCCGGCCGACCGCCTGGCGGCCCCGGCCGATTCGGTGATGTTCAGCCTGTCGAAGGGGCTGGGCTGCCCCGTGGGCTCCGTGCTGGTGGGTGACCGGGAGTTCATCGCCGAGGCGCGCCGCTACCGCAAAGCCCTGGGTGGCGGCATGCGGCAGGCGGGCATCCTGGCGGCGGCGGGCCTGGTGGCCCTGGACGAGATGATCGACCGCCTGGCGGAAGACCACGCCCTGGCGCGCCGCCTGGCCGAGGGCCTGGCCAGTCTGCCAGGGGTCCGGGTGGACATGGAGACGGTCCAGACCAACATGGTGATGGCCGACGTCAGCGGCACGGGCCGGACGGCCTACCAGCTGGCCGGGGAGCTGGCGGCCGCCGGGGTCAAGGTCAACGCCGTGGACGCCCACCGGCTGCGCTGGGTCACCCACAAGGACGTGGGACCGGCCGACGCGGACCGGGCGCTGGCCATCTTCCACCGGATCCTGACCCAAGGCTGACGCGGGCGGCCCGGCCGGGAAGGCCGCCCGGAAGGAGCGGGGCGAGGGTGGTGCCGAAGGGCACGCCTGGAGCCGGCAAGGACAAGCCGGAACAAGACCTCTTCGCCAGGGCGGCGGAGGAACGGGCCCGGCAGCAAGCGCCCCTGGCCGAGCGCATGCGGCCCCGGACCCTGGAGGAGTTCGTGGGCCAGCAGCACCTGGTGGGCCCGGGGCGGCTGCTGCGGCGGGCCATCGAAGCGGACCGCCTGGGGTCGATCATCCTCTGGGGCCCGCCGGGCTCGGGCAAGACGACCCTGGCCCGGATCATCGCCCGCACCACCCGGGCCCACTTCGAGCCCCTCAACGCCGTCACCGCGGGGGTGGGCGACCTGCGGCGGGTGGTGGAGGAGGCCCGGGAGCGGTGGGCCCTGGAGGGCCGCTCGACGGTGCTCTTCGTCGACGAGGTCCACCGCTGGAACCGGGCCCAGCAGGACGCCCTGCTGCCCCACCTGGAGAGCGGCCTGGTGGCCCTGATCGGCGCCACCACGGAGAACCCCTACTTCGCCTGCGTCCCGCCCCTGGTTTCGCGGGCCCGGATCTTCCGCTTGGAGCCCCTTTCCGATGACGACATGCGGCAGCTCCTGCTGCGTGCCCTGGCCGATCCCGAGCGGGGCCTGGGAAGGTACCGCGCAGAGGTGGACCCGGCCGCCCTGGAGCACCTGGTGAGGGTGGCCGGCGGGGACGCCCGCACGGCCCTGAACGCCCTGGAGCTGGCCGTGCTCACCACGCCGCCGGGGGCGGACGGGGTGCGGCGCATCACCCTGGCGGCGGCCGAGGAGTCCATCCAGCGGCGGGCCCTGGCCTACGACCCCGCGGGCGACGAGCACTACGACCACATGTCGGCCCTGATCAAGAGCATCCGCGGCTCCGACCCCGATGCCGCCGTCTACTGGCTGGCCCGGATGCTCTACGCGGGCGAGGATCCCCGCACCATCGCCCGGCGCCTGCTGGTCCATGCGGCGGAGGACGTGGGGCTGGCCGACCCGCGGGCCCTGCAGGTGGCCGCCGCGGCGGCCGCGGCGGCGGAGCAGGTGGGCATGCCCGAGGCCCGTATCCCCCTGGCGGAAGCCGTGCTCTACCTGGCCACGGCACCCAAGAGCAATTCGGTGATCCGGGCCATCGACGCGGCCTGGAGAGCCGTGGAAGAACAGGCCATCGCCGGGGTCCCCCGGCACCTGCGGGATGCCCACTACCGGGGCGCCCGGGCCCTGGGGCACGGCCAGGGCTACCGCTACCCCCACGACTTCCCGGGCCATTTCGTCCGGCAGCAATACCTGCCGGACGAGCTCCTGGGCGCCCGCTTCTATGTCCCCAGCGACCAGGGGTACGAGGGCCGCCTGGCGCCCGTCATCGAAGCCCGGCGGGGACCGGCCGGACCGCCTGGACCGCGGCGAGGACAGCCGGCTAGGGAGCCGGGCCGGCCCGATGGGGACGATCTTCCGTCCCGCCAGGGGAGGTCGCGGGCCGGGCAACCACCAGGGGCGCAGGCACCCTCCACGGACGGGGAACCTGAGGGCGGAGGAACGCCCGTCACGCCCCGCGAAGAGTAGCCCGGCGGCCGGGGCCCGCCCGGCGAGCAGCGGCCCCGGCCGGGGAAGGAGCGCATCGGCGATCGCGATGGCAGGCTATCTTGAGGTGATCACCGGCGGCATGTTCTCGGGCAAGACGGAGGAACTGCTGCGCCGGGTCCAGCGGGCGCGCATCGCCCGGCGGCGGGTCCTCCTGTGCAAGCCCGACCTGGACCACCGCTACCGGCGGGACGCCGTCGCCTCCCACGACGGGCGCGACCTCGAGGCCGTGGTGGTGCCCGCCGGCCGCCCCGAGGAGATCCCCGTGCTGGCGGCCCGGTCGGCGGCGGAGGTGGTGGGCATCGACGAGGCCCAGTTCTTCGCACCGCCCATCGTCCAGGCCGTGCTGGACATGGTCGCCGCCGGCCTGCGGGTCATCGTCTCGGGGCTCGACATGGACTTCGCCCGCCGCCCGTTCGGCCCCATGCCCGAGCTGATGGCCCTGGCGGACGAGGTGCTCAAGCTGAAGGCCATCTGCGTGGTCTGCGGGGAGCCCGCCACCTTCACCCAGCGGCTCATCGGCGGCCGGCCCGCGGCCCCTGACGACCCGGTGATCCTGATCGGCGGCCACGAGTCGTACGAGCCCCGGTGCCGGCGCCACCACCAGCTGGGCGAGCCCCAAGCGGCCGCCGGCCGGCAGGCCGCCCCGGCCCGGGACCGGGGGCCGGCGGATGACGCCGGCGGGCTCCGGTCTCCGTAGACCGGAGCCCACCGGCGCGGGCCAGGGCGGGAGCGACGGCCCTTGCCGCCCGCGGTGGACCCCCGATCCCGCGGGCTTGTTCGCGTGGTGGCGGCAGGGGGGACGGCGCCGCGCGGCGGGCGCGGGGAGAAGGGTTGAGAGGAGGGCGCCAATGGAGGACCGGGGTTCGGGTATACCGGCGGGCGCGACGCCGCCGGCCCTCGGCCGGCGGCAGCTGGCGGGCCTGATCGACCACACCCTGCTCAAGCCCGAGGCCACGCCCGAGCAGGTGGAGCAGCTCTGCCGGGAGGCGGTGGAACACGGTTTCGCCTCGGTGTGCATCAACCCGGTGTACGTCCCCCTGGCCGCGGAGCTCCTGGCTGGGGCGGGGCCGGTGGTGTGCACCGTGATCGACTTTCCCCTGGGTGCCGGGTCGGCCGCCGACAAGGCCCGCCAGGCCGAGGCGGCCCTGGCCGCCGGGGCGCGGGAACTGGACGTGGTCCAGCCCGTCGGCCTCCTCAAGGCCGGGCGCCACCGGGAGGTGGTGGCCCACCTGCACGGCGTGGTGGCGGTGGCCCGGCCGGCGGGAGCGCTGGTCAAGGTGATCCTGGAAACGGGCCTGCTGCGTCCCGAGGAGATCGACCTGGCCTGCCGGCTGGCCCTGGAGGCGGGGGCCGACTTCGTCAAGACGTCCACCGGCTTCGGGCCGGGCGGGGCCACTGAGGAGGCGGTGCGCCGGATGCGGGCGGCGGTGGGGCCCGGCAAGGGCGTCAAGGCGTCGGGCGGCATTCGGGACTATGAGGCGGCCTGCCGGATGGTGGCGGCCGGTGCGAACCGCATCGGTGCCAGCGCCAGCCTGGCCATCCTGGCCGGAGCGCCCGACGAACCTGCCTGAAGCTGCCACCCGCCGGGGCGGGCGGTGCCGGCAGGGCGGTGCCCGGCCCGGCCCCAGGTGCGGGCGCGCCCGAGAGCGGCGAGGGAGGCGGGGCGGTTGCGAGCCTACGACCTGATCCTGAAGAAGCGCGACGGCGGCACCCTGACCCGGGAGGAGATCGAGTGGTGGGTGGACGGCATCGCCCGCCGCACCATCCCCGACGAGCAGGTGGCGGCGTGGGCCATGGCCGTGTTCTTCCGCGGCATGGATGCCCGGGAGACGGCGGACCTGACCCGGGCCATGGCCTTGTCCGGCGAGACCGTCGACCTCAGCGACATCCCCGGCGTCAAGGTCGACAAGCACAGCACGGGCGGCGTAGGTGACACCACCACCCTGGTGCTGGCGCCGCTGGTGGCGGCGGCGGGCATCCCGGTGGCCAAGCTGTCGGGGCGCGGCCTGGGCCACACGGGCGGCACGCTGGACAAGCTGGAATCCTTCCCGGGCTTCCGGGTGGAACTGAGCCGGGACGAGTTCGCCCGCCAGGTTCGCGAGCTGGGCATCGCCGTGGCGGGCCAGACGGCCGACCTGGTGCCAGCGGACAAGCGGCTCTACGCCCTTCGGGACGTGACGGCAACGGTCGACAGCATCCCGCTGATCGCCGCCAGCATCATGTCCAAGAAGATCGCCGGCGGCGCTGACGCCATCGTCCTCGACGTCAAGACAGGCTCCGGCGCCTTGATGAAATCCCTGGACGGCGCCCTGGAGCTGGCCCGGTTGATGGTCGACATCGGCCGCCACCTGGGCCGCCGCGTGGTCGCCCTGGTGACGGACATGAACCAGCCCCTGGGGCGCGCCGTGGGCAACGCCCTGGAGGTGCGGGAGGCCATCGCCACCCTGCGGGGCCAGGGGCCGGCGGAGCTGGTGGAACTCTGCCTGGCCGTGGGCGGCACCATGGCCTGGCTGGCCGGCAAGGTACCGGATCCCGAGGCGGGGCGCCGGCTCCTGGCCCGGCACCTGGAGGCGGGCGACGGCCTGGCCATGCTGCGCCGGCTGGTGGAGGCCCAGGGGGGCGACCCCCGGGCGGTCGACGACCCCGAGCGGCTGCCCCAGGCCCGTTACCGCCAGGTGTTCAACGCCCCGCGCAGCGGGTACCTGACCGCCATGGACGCCCAGGCGGTCGGGACGGCCGCCATGGTCCTGGGGGCCGGCCGCGCCCGCAAGGACGACGTCATCGACCTGGCCGCCGGCCTGGTCATGCTCAAGCGGCTGGGAGATCGGGTGGAGGCGGGCGAGCCGCTGGTGGAGCTGCACTTCAACGATCCCGCGCGGCTGGAGGCGGCCCGCCGCTGGCTGGAGCGGGCCTTCACCCTTGCGGACGAACCGGCTCCCGTGCCGCCCCTGATCCATGCCGTGGTCGGTGCCGAGCTGGCGCCGGGGACCCCGGCGGCGCCGGAATCGACCGCGGCCGCGGGGTCCGGCGGGGTTTCCGGGGCCGGCGCGGCGGCCGGGGTGACGGGTGCCTCGCCGGCGGAGATCCGGGTGCCGGAGGTCGCCCGGCCGGCCGGGTCGTCCGCTCCGGTCGGGGCAGGGGCCGGGGCCGGCGCAACGGGTGCCGCCTCCCCACCTTCCGGCTGGGAGCCCCTGGTGCAGCTGGCCCGGGCCGCCCGGCATTCGGCCATCGCCCCCTTCTCCCGCTACCGGGTGGGGGCGGCACTGGAGGCGGCGGACGGCCGGATCTTCACCGGCGCCAACATCGAAAACGCCAGCTTCGGGCTGACCATGTGCGCGGAGCGGGTGGCCCTGTTCAAGGCGCTGTCCGAGGGGGTGCGCCAGTTCCGGCGCATCGTCATCACCGCCGACGGCCCCGAGCCCGCCTTCCCCTGCGGAGCCTGCCGGCAGCTGCTGTTCGAATACGCGCCGGGCCTGGCGGTGTGGGTCGACGGCCAGCCGGCGCCCCAGCCCATCGAGACCCTGTTGCCCCACGGCTTCCGCCTCCAGCGCTGAACCGTGGCAGGGCCGGCCGGGGCGGAGGGGCCAGCACGCGCGGCGGGCGATGCCTCCCGCGTGGTGGCCGGCGGTTACCTGACCGGGCCGCAGTCCGATGGCGGCACCCTGACGGTCCACTACATCCTGCGCGGGCGCTGAGGGAAAGGGCCGCACCGGCCGCAGTCCTGCGGCATCCCGGCGGCGGGCCTTTGACAGGGCCCGCCGCGGCATGCTAGCATGGCCGTGAGAAAACCCAGTGAATCAG is a genomic window containing:
- the trxA gene encoding thioredoxin, producing the protein MAAGILDLTAEQFDAEVLQSDQPVLVDFWAPWCGPCRMIAPIVEEIAQEYAGRLKVAKLNVDDHGVIAGRYGVMSIPTLLVFKGGQPVARIVGFRPKEELEQEILKAIG
- a CDS encoding threonine aldolase family protein, with product MADIIDFRSDTVTQPTPAMRRAMAQAEVGDDVYGEDPTVRRLEEVAAERLGKAAGLFFPSGTMANQAAVLAHTRRGDEVLLEEESHIYYYEVGGVALLAGCQVRPLPSRRGVLDPAVVEAAIRPANIHFPPPRLLCLENTHNRWGGTVMTAEETAAVAEVAHRHGLKVHLDGARIFNAAVALGVPADRLAAPADSVMFSLSKGLGCPVGSVLVGDREFIAEARRYRKALGGGMRQAGILAAAGLVALDEMIDRLAEDHALARRLAEGLASLPGVRVDMETVQTNMVMADVSGTGRTAYQLAGELAAAGVKVNAVDAHRLRWVTHKDVGPADADRALAIFHRILTQG
- a CDS encoding replication-associated recombination protein A, with translation MVPKGTPGAGKDKPEQDLFARAAEERARQQAPLAERMRPRTLEEFVGQQHLVGPGRLLRRAIEADRLGSIILWGPPGSGKTTLARIIARTTRAHFEPLNAVTAGVGDLRRVVEEARERWALEGRSTVLFVDEVHRWNRAQQDALLPHLESGLVALIGATTENPYFACVPPLVSRARIFRLEPLSDDDMRQLLLRALADPERGLGRYRAEVDPAALEHLVRVAGGDARTALNALELAVLTTPPGADGVRRITLAAAEESIQRRALAYDPAGDEHYDHMSALIKSIRGSDPDAAVYWLARMLYAGEDPRTIARRLLVHAAEDVGLADPRALQVAAAAAAAAEQVGMPEARIPLAEAVLYLATAPKSNSVIRAIDAAWRAVEEQAIAGVPRHLRDAHYRGARALGHGQGYRYPHDFPGHFVRQQYLPDELLGARFYVPSDQGYEGRLAPVIEARRGPAGPPGPRRGQPAREPGRPDGDDLPSRQGRSRAGQPPGAQAPSTDGEPEGGGTPVTPREE
- a CDS encoding thymidine kinase, which produces MAGYLEVITGGMFSGKTEELLRRVQRARIARRRVLLCKPDLDHRYRRDAVASHDGRDLEAVVVPAGRPEEIPVLAARSAAEVVGIDEAQFFAPPIVQAVLDMVAAGLRVIVSGLDMDFARRPFGPMPELMALADEVLKLKAICVVCGEPATFTQRLIGGRPAAPDDPVILIGGHESYEPRCRRHHQLGEPQAAAGRQAAPARDRGPADDAGGLRSP
- the deoC gene encoding deoxyribose-phosphate aldolase, translated to MEDRGSGIPAGATPPALGRRQLAGLIDHTLLKPEATPEQVEQLCREAVEHGFASVCINPVYVPLAAELLAGAGPVVCTVIDFPLGAGSAADKARQAEAALAAGARELDVVQPVGLLKAGRHREVVAHLHGVVAVARPAGALVKVILETGLLRPEEIDLACRLALEAGADFVKTSTGFGPGGATEEAVRRMRAAVGPGKGVKASGGIRDYEAACRMVAAGANRIGASASLAILAGAPDEPA
- a CDS encoding pyrimidine-nucleoside phosphorylase, which gives rise to MRAYDLILKKRDGGTLTREEIEWWVDGIARRTIPDEQVAAWAMAVFFRGMDARETADLTRAMALSGETVDLSDIPGVKVDKHSTGGVGDTTTLVLAPLVAAAGIPVAKLSGRGLGHTGGTLDKLESFPGFRVELSRDEFARQVRELGIAVAGQTADLVPADKRLYALRDVTATVDSIPLIAASIMSKKIAGGADAIVLDVKTGSGALMKSLDGALELARLMVDIGRHLGRRVVALVTDMNQPLGRAVGNALEVREAIATLRGQGPAELVELCLAVGGTMAWLAGKVPDPEAGRRLLARHLEAGDGLAMLRRLVEAQGGDPRAVDDPERLPQARYRQVFNAPRSGYLTAMDAQAVGTAAMVLGAGRARKDDVIDLAAGLVMLKRLGDRVEAGEPLVELHFNDPARLEAARRWLERAFTLADEPAPVPPLIHAVVGAELAPGTPAAPESTAAAGSGGVSGAGAAAGVTGASPAEIRVPEVARPAGSSAPVGAGAGAGATGAASPPSGWEPLVQLARAARHSAIAPFSRYRVGAALEAADGRIFTGANIENASFGLTMCAERVALFKALSEGVRQFRRIVITADGPEPAFPCGACRQLLFEYAPGLAVWVDGQPAPQPIETLLPHGFRLQR